Proteins co-encoded in one Halostella salina genomic window:
- the cas6 gene encoding CRISPR system precrRNA processing endoribonuclease RAMP protein Cas6, with protein sequence MRHITVTVRPTTRFPVPISDGYSVYSSLLSALDAVDESVSEHIHDSPLGSLHCSGLLGVFGDSDRSYHKSVRPNQSYELTLGVVDPQDQEIFQTLVQALVLEGDELELTNGTLHVESFESENTTRQEILKEANGYDDPAIEINFRTATCIEEAGEVTTMFPYRVAVFNSLLGKWNQSASEEVELDIGRESLAAGVIEKPDERSYDTHSVLVNRVKNEKGENRNRFKQGFSGRCAYEFKDASDSVENAVTALAMFGEYSGVGSAVARGCGNIIVEVTS encoded by the coding sequence ATGCGCCATATCACAGTCACCGTCCGCCCGACTACACGGTTTCCGGTACCGATCTCGGATGGATACAGTGTCTACAGTTCACTCCTCTCGGCACTGGACGCAGTCGACGAATCCGTCAGCGAACACATTCACGACTCACCGCTCGGAAGCCTGCACTGCAGCGGTCTGCTGGGTGTGTTCGGGGACAGTGACCGGTCCTATCACAAATCGGTCCGACCGAACCAGAGTTACGAGCTAACTCTTGGGGTCGTGGACCCACAGGATCAGGAGATATTCCAGACGCTCGTGCAAGCGCTCGTGCTGGAGGGCGACGAACTCGAATTGACGAACGGAACGCTTCACGTCGAAAGCTTCGAGAGTGAGAACACAACTCGGCAGGAAATTCTGAAGGAGGCTAACGGGTACGACGACCCAGCCATCGAGATCAACTTCCGGACTGCAACCTGCATTGAGGAGGCAGGTGAGGTAACAACCATGTTCCCCTACCGGGTTGCAGTGTTCAACAGCCTCCTTGGAAAATGGAATCAGAGTGCTTCCGAGGAAGTGGAACTCGATATCGGGCGTGAATCTCTCGCTGCTGGCGTTATCGAGAAGCCCGATGAACGCTCGTACGATACTCATAGTGTCCTGGTGAATCGCGTAAAGAACGAGAAGGGAGAAAATCGGAATCGGTTCAAACAGGGTTTTTCCGGCCGTTGTGCGTATGAATTCAAGGATGCTAGTGACTCAGTGGAAAACGCGGTAACTGCTCTAGCGATGTTTGGGGAGTATTCGGGAGTAGGGAGTGCCGTTGCACGAGGCTGTGGAAACATCATTGTGGAGGTGACATCATAA
- a CDS encoding Cdc6/Cdc18 family protein: MVPERDLVVHRADELTQITNALAPALDGRTPPNLFLFGPSGVGKTMAARIAVRELKQEADIGDAYVNCWETYERTGLQYSVATQLLHGAAIHRQSTPRSEWLTTVREKVDHPCLVILDEVDQLEDKRVLYDLQELPAVSLVCIANQAEGLFAGMDSRTRSRVGIGHRIELDSYSVTQLASILRKRIDQLQLGHAVSERQLERVGRVADGDARIAISMLRIVVENARAENGPVEITDDMIEAALGEAHNALRSEHMDRLTDFQWTLYEIVKANEPIPPRDLYEEYCERAENPKTDRTVRTHLGKLVQYDILAERGASQTKRYLTASLDSDR; the protein is encoded by the coding sequence ATGGTCCCCGAGCGTGATCTTGTCGTTCACCGGGCGGACGAACTCACGCAGATTACCAACGCGCTCGCACCCGCTCTCGATGGGCGAACGCCACCGAACCTGTTCCTGTTCGGCCCGAGTGGGGTCGGCAAGACAATGGCCGCACGCATCGCAGTCAGGGAACTCAAGCAGGAAGCTGACATCGGTGACGCGTACGTCAACTGCTGGGAAACGTACGAACGTACGGGGCTCCAGTACAGTGTCGCCACCCAACTGCTCCACGGAGCCGCGATCCACCGCCAGTCAACGCCCCGGAGCGAGTGGCTGACAACCGTTCGCGAGAAGGTGGACCACCCGTGTCTCGTCATCCTCGACGAAGTCGACCAGCTGGAGGACAAGCGCGTCCTCTACGATCTTCAGGAGTTGCCTGCGGTGTCGCTCGTCTGTATCGCGAATCAGGCCGAAGGGCTGTTCGCGGGAATGGATTCGAGAACGCGGTCACGCGTGGGCATCGGCCACCGTATCGAGCTCGACAGCTACAGCGTGACCCAGCTGGCGTCGATTCTGCGGAAGCGCATCGACCAGCTGCAGCTGGGCCATGCAGTGTCCGAACGCCAGCTCGAACGCGTGGGAAGGGTTGCGGATGGTGATGCCCGAATCGCTATCTCCATGCTCCGGATCGTAGTTGAGAACGCACGCGCCGAGAACGGCCCGGTTGAGATCACCGACGACATGATCGAGGCGGCTCTCGGCGAAGCACACAACGCGCTCCGGTCGGAACACATGGACCGGCTGACCGACTTCCAGTGGACGCTGTACGAAATCGTCAAGGCGAACGAACCCATCCCACCCCGGGACCTGTATGAGGAATACTGCGAGCGTGCGGAGAATCCGAAGACGGACCGCACGGTGCGAACGCATCTGGGGAAGCTTGTGCAGTACGATATTCTGGCTGAACGGGGCGCGAGTCAGACGAAGCGGTATCTAACGGCGTCGCTGGACTCGGACAGGTGA
- a CDS encoding RNA-guided endonuclease InsQ/TnpB family protein, translating to MEVRRTVPVALDVDSDDAAFLEDTVDTFLWSAQYVVDHAFEGEYVTTSKTTLDDETYDDVREQTDGFNGGLVQAARNKAAEACKSVVARWQNGKKASKPTFTSPHVVYDHRTATFHDDYVSLATTDGRIEADYILPNEDSNTPHSEYLFSDEYEITGAELHYRDSDWMLHIHCKKEVECNTSEQAATENGTVLGVDLGVNNLAVTSTGTFWTGDEFDHWRQEYENRRGSLQQCGTRWAHENIQSVGQKEEGRFKLMMHRIANELVAEARENECMVIAFEDLTDIRDRTGASWGHKWAFDRLYDYVEYKAEEHGITVDQVDPENTSRRCSHCGFTHPDNRDDENFECLKCGYENHADYNAAKNIGLRYLRRNQTGDGGGASLGVRLNSGTLTVNGGYSPASSEARTGVHAESHRFSGG from the coding sequence ATGGAGGTGCGGCGTACCGTCCCCGTTGCACTCGACGTGGACAGCGACGACGCCGCATTCCTTGAAGACACCGTAGACACCTTCCTCTGGTCAGCGCAATACGTCGTCGATCACGCGTTCGAAGGCGAGTACGTCACCACCAGCAAAACCACGCTCGACGACGAAACCTACGACGACGTGCGAGAGCAAACGGACGGGTTCAACGGTGGCCTCGTACAGGCTGCTCGGAACAAAGCAGCCGAAGCCTGCAAAAGCGTCGTCGCACGCTGGCAGAACGGCAAGAAAGCCAGCAAACCCACCTTCACCAGTCCACACGTCGTTTACGACCACCGCACCGCGACGTTCCACGACGACTACGTGAGTCTCGCCACCACAGACGGACGCATCGAAGCCGACTACATACTACCCAACGAGGACAGCAATACACCGCACTCTGAGTACCTGTTCTCGGACGAATACGAAATCACGGGTGCGGAACTGCACTATCGTGACAGTGACTGGATGCTTCACATCCATTGCAAGAAAGAGGTGGAGTGTAACACGTCGGAACAGGCAGCCACCGAGAACGGAACGGTTCTTGGGGTTGACCTCGGCGTGAACAACCTCGCCGTTACTAGTACGGGCACGTTCTGGACAGGCGACGAGTTCGACCACTGGCGTCAAGAGTACGAGAACCGGCGTGGCTCACTCCAACAATGCGGCACGCGCTGGGCGCACGAGAACATCCAGTCAGTCGGACAGAAAGAGGAAGGTCGGTTCAAGCTCATGATGCATCGAATCGCCAACGAACTCGTCGCTGAAGCCCGTGAGAACGAGTGTATGGTCATCGCGTTCGAGGACTTGACCGACATCCGTGATCGAACTGGTGCGTCGTGGGGACACAAATGGGCGTTCGACCGCCTGTACGACTACGTCGAGTACAAAGCCGAAGAACACGGCATCACAGTCGATCAGGTAGACCCCGAGAACACGTCACGGCGTTGCTCGCACTGCGGGTTCACACACCCCGACAACCGCGACGACGAGAACTTCGAGTGCCTGAAGTGTGGGTATGAGAATCACGCGGATTACAACGCCGCGAAGAACATCGGGTTGCGGTATCTCCGCCGGAACCAAACTGGGGACGGCGGAGGCGCATCCTTGGGTGTGCGCTTGAACAGCGGGACGTTGACCGTGAACGGAGGCTATTCTCCTGCCTCATCCGAGGCCAGAACGGGAGTCCACGCTGAATCCCACCGCTTTAGCGGTGGGTAG
- the cas1 gene encoding CRISPR-associated endonuclease Cas1 encodes MKAAEGMFDESVVFVTKQGTQVRTDGGRIVVWDVDGDDGELASYPTEKLDTINVFGGVNFSTPFVAEANEHGIVLNYFTQNGQYRGSFVPERNTIAEVRRAQYALSEQDELEIAKAMIAGKIRNARTLLSRKGVHGTDVLKDLGVRAENASSKDDLRGTEGEAAERYFDRLDETLTDGWTFEKRTKRPPEDHINSLLSLTYVMVKNEVLSGLRQYNLDPFLGVLHADRHGRPSLALDLQEEFRPLFCDSLVTRLVNRGVITHDDFTADNHLADDPFKTYLSKFDEYMQEEFVHPHFDYSVSRRKAIRQQVILLRKAITDEMDSYHALTFSR; translated from the coding sequence ATGAAGGCTGCTGAAGGAATGTTCGACGAATCGGTTGTATTCGTCACCAAACAGGGGACACAGGTACGGACTGACGGCGGCCGGATCGTCGTATGGGACGTAGATGGGGATGACGGTGAACTCGCAAGCTACCCGACCGAAAAACTCGATACGATCAATGTGTTCGGTGGCGTAAATTTCAGTACCCCGTTCGTCGCTGAGGCAAACGAACACGGGATCGTTCTCAACTACTTCACACAGAACGGACAGTACCGTGGCAGTTTCGTTCCTGAACGAAACACGATCGCCGAAGTTCGCCGGGCACAGTATGCGCTCTCGGAGCAAGACGAACTCGAGATAGCTAAAGCAATGATCGCAGGAAAGATCCGGAATGCCCGGACGCTGTTATCCCGAAAAGGTGTACACGGAACGGACGTATTGAAAGATCTCGGAGTCCGGGCAGAAAACGCGAGTAGTAAAGATGACCTGCGTGGAACGGAGGGAGAAGCTGCTGAACGATACTTCGATCGTCTGGACGAGACACTCACGGACGGCTGGACCTTCGAAAAGCGCACGAAGCGACCGCCAGAGGATCACATCAACTCACTACTCTCGCTGACTTACGTGATGGTCAAGAACGAGGTTCTGAGCGGCTTGCGACAGTACAATCTTGATCCGTTTCTGGGGGTTCTGCATGCCGATCGGCACGGCCGGCCGTCCCTTGCACTTGATCTCCAAGAGGAGTTCCGACCGCTATTCTGTGATTCACTCGTAACGAGATTGGTCAACCGCGGTGTGATCACCCACGACGATTTTACAGCGGATAATCACCTTGCAGATGACCCATTCAAAACGTACCTTTCGAAGTTCGACGAGTACATGCAGGAAGAGTTCGTGCATCCGCACTTCGACTACTCCGTGTCTCGACGGAAGGCAATCCGGCAGCAGGTGATCCTACTCCGAAAAGCGATAACAGACGAGATGGATAGCTACCACGCGCTTACTTTCAGCCGATAA
- the csa3 gene encoding CRISPR-associated CARF protein Csa3: MRTYLSTLGFDEARVTRPILKHGIDEGDEVIVVRPAESTDNERASEALTGVEQFVNTIEPSVSFLQEDVPVSSIENSILACCDLIQAAEGTVIVNLGGGARDVLLPLTIATLVHRDCVDTVLFFSDLDRSFEEWSLPNITASPPEKSLETLRLLATVDQPVSISELADESSVAKSTVGRHVDQLAVVDAVDTEHTGKTKLVELTLTGELLLQQVE, translated from the coding sequence ATGCGGACGTACCTCTCAACGCTTGGCTTCGACGAAGCCCGGGTGACACGACCGATCCTGAAACACGGGATCGACGAAGGAGACGAGGTCATCGTGGTTCGGCCAGCAGAGAGCACGGACAATGAGCGTGCGTCGGAAGCACTCACTGGCGTCGAACAGTTCGTCAATACGATCGAACCTTCCGTCTCGTTTCTGCAGGAAGACGTTCCAGTGAGTAGTATCGAGAATAGTATTCTGGCCTGCTGTGATCTCATTCAGGCTGCCGAAGGTACCGTTATCGTCAATCTTGGTGGCGGAGCCCGCGATGTGCTCCTTCCGTTGACCATCGCAACGCTGGTTCACCGGGACTGTGTCGATACAGTCCTCTTTTTCAGCGACCTGGATCGCTCGTTCGAGGAGTGGTCGCTACCGAATATCACGGCAAGTCCACCGGAGAAATCGCTGGAAACGTTGCGCCTTCTCGCAACTGTTGACCAGCCTGTTTCGATTTCCGAGTTGGCAGATGAGAGTTCAGTGGCCAAGAGCACTGTTGGGCGACACGTCGACCAGTTGGCCGTGGTTGATGCCGTCGACACCGAACATACCGGGAAGACCAAGCTCGTAGAGCTGACGCTCACCGGTGAGCTATTGCTACAGCAAGTGGAATAA
- a CDS encoding nucleotidyltransferase domain-containing protein yields the protein MNTKSDQQTILNVPFPFGEEQVFRYRAMEDILVLLIRNPFRELTVRQLRELTDNGTKTTTRAVELLAQLSLVRVDTGGRSKDVSLNREQVTIPEDPYFSIPQDEFRTPIRTFVERARDEVPGFSALLVFGSVARGEADRRSDIDIWILVEDSDQLLQARRTATGIGSELEEERFPVQRATEPQPREERYNFEVLVEAVDTAGSYAEDVSEILTEGIVIVDSERLQEVKDVVLQGKEDVTDE from the coding sequence ATGAACACCAAGAGTGACCAACAAACTATACTCAACGTGCCATTCCCCTTCGGGGAAGAGCAAGTATTCCGCTACCGGGCAATGGAGGACATTCTCGTGTTGCTGATTCGAAATCCATTCAGGGAGCTCACCGTCCGACAACTCCGAGAACTGACCGACAACGGAACGAAGACAACAACGCGGGCCGTGGAATTACTCGCGCAACTCAGTCTCGTTCGGGTGGATACTGGCGGCCGCAGCAAGGATGTCAGTTTAAACCGGGAGCAGGTTACAATTCCCGAGGACCCGTACTTCTCCATACCGCAGGACGAGTTTCGAACCCCGATCCGGACGTTCGTCGAACGGGCACGGGACGAAGTTCCAGGCTTCTCCGCGTTGCTTGTATTCGGAAGTGTCGCTCGGGGCGAGGCGGATCGTCGGTCCGACATCGATATCTGGATCCTCGTCGAGGACAGTGACCAACTCCTCCAGGCACGGCGAACTGCAACGGGAATCGGAAGCGAGCTGGAGGAAGAACGGTTTCCCGTACAGCGAGCAACTGAACCCCAGCCCCGCGAAGAGCGATACAATTTCGAGGTACTCGTTGAAGCTGTTGACACGGCGGGAAGCTACGCTGAGGACGTCTCCGAAATACTGACCGAGGGCATCGTGATCGTTGATTCGGAACGCTTGCAGGAGGTTAAGGACGTAGTCCTGCAGGGCAAGGAGGACGTTACTGATGAATGA
- the cas7d gene encoding type I-D CRISPR-associated protein Cas7/Csc2, producing MTLEYPDKGLVESHSIYRKRKPTVTLIVKRDVTEPTLFRNSNHDRAETQEFGDKLHAQVNGEKFTSKERLTGLDLLRRLDDDGTLIDDEYTYNEPDDLADSLNVGTLTYGLAGTGDQDFAIKSRVVEGYTYTTDEYDLMNKETRNAVYETGTMQDNEGEQSQALFDFVKVQPGNDLVHFITLEAATGPMLLYTLHNILNTGKYGARETRTGRNVRNDVLGVILGDHDTSLSTGELLMEYHSDDDDLVESLSEYIQGVRREDWDVYGEFEGAEAAPNWLDDLLSVAAREADDADEIMKEEFGRLMTEARENFELTDE from the coding sequence ATGACACTCGAATACCCCGACAAAGGCCTCGTCGAATCGCACAGCATCTACAGGAAACGAAAGCCGACGGTGACGTTGATCGTCAAGCGGGACGTGACTGAACCGACGCTGTTCCGGAACTCCAACCACGACCGCGCCGAAACGCAGGAGTTCGGTGACAAACTCCACGCTCAGGTCAACGGTGAGAAATTCACCAGCAAAGAGCGCCTCACTGGACTCGACTTGCTTCGGCGGCTGGACGACGATGGAACGCTCATTGATGACGAATATACGTACAACGAACCAGATGACTTGGCGGATTCCCTGAACGTTGGGACGCTCACCTACGGTCTCGCGGGGACCGGGGACCAGGATTTCGCCATCAAATCCCGGGTCGTGGAGGGCTACACCTATACGACCGACGAATACGACCTGATGAACAAGGAAACCCGGAACGCTGTGTATGAAACCGGGACCATGCAAGATAACGAAGGCGAACAGTCACAGGCACTGTTCGACTTTGTGAAGGTCCAGCCAGGAAACGACCTCGTGCATTTCATCACGCTGGAGGCAGCCACAGGGCCAATGTTGCTCTACACGCTCCACAATATCCTGAATACCGGAAAGTATGGGGCACGAGAGACCCGAACGGGTCGGAATGTCCGCAACGATGTCCTTGGTGTCATTCTCGGGGATCACGATACGTCCCTTTCGACCGGCGAACTGCTAATGGAGTATCACAGTGACGACGATGATTTGGTCGAAAGCCTCAGTGAGTACATTCAGGGGGTTCGCCGTGAGGACTGGGACGTGTACGGGGAGTTCGAGGGTGCCGAAGCTGCCCCGAACTGGCTTGATGACCTGCTGAGCGTGGCTGCCCGTGAAGCCGATGACGCAGATGAGATCATGAAAGAAGAGTTCGGTCGCCTAATGACGGAGGCTCGGGAGAACTTCGAACTGACCGATGAATGA
- a CDS encoding RNA-guided endonuclease InsQ/TnpB family protein, which produces MGVVTKTLELKLVDPNVHKRQKLRETRDAYHQALRAAFNAGCETQSAANDVVIEYDLSGYAKNALKKYVPQLHNSYDADELHDDHPVRFTNEGLQLDHQPQNAIEWYIKIPHHEDYHLWIPARANPEQREWLEAVYVDDAEMGESRLFERDETWYLHVTATRNVEDESEASSDERTPIGVDIGEASLVTVCHRDEHGSPVRPQLWADDGKAVRRLRKTYSTAKRRLQQRGSERIAESYGESLWDQIDDVFHRVTREVVEYAGSVENPVLVLEDLTYIRENMDCGAYMNRRLHGWGFAKLHAQIRYKAAEKGIPVETVNPRNTSKACHTCGEHGSRPRQATFRCSNDGCWVGEYQADVNGAINIADRYRSGESHHQSDRASRQKAGDDDSATDGASLTGPQDSHADAETQQTTRGTYAS; this is translated from the coding sequence ATGGGAGTGGTCACAAAAACCCTCGAGCTGAAGCTTGTGGACCCGAACGTCCACAAGCGACAGAAACTTCGTGAAACGCGGGACGCATATCACCAGGCGCTTCGGGCCGCCTTCAACGCTGGCTGTGAGACACAGTCAGCGGCCAACGACGTGGTTATTGAGTATGACCTGAGCGGCTACGCCAAAAACGCCCTCAAGAAGTACGTTCCACAACTTCACAACAGCTACGACGCTGACGAACTTCACGACGACCACCCGGTGCGGTTCACCAACGAGGGACTGCAACTTGACCACCAGCCACAGAACGCTATCGAGTGGTACATCAAAATCCCACACCACGAGGATTACCACCTCTGGATACCGGCACGCGCTAATCCCGAACAGCGGGAGTGGCTCGAAGCGGTGTACGTAGACGACGCCGAAATGGGTGAAAGTCGGCTGTTCGAGCGAGACGAAACGTGGTATCTCCACGTCACCGCTACCCGCAACGTGGAGGACGAATCTGAAGCATCCTCCGACGAGCGGACGCCGATAGGCGTGGACATTGGAGAAGCGAGTCTCGTTACGGTGTGTCACCGCGACGAGCACGGTTCTCCGGTTCGCCCCCAACTATGGGCCGACGACGGCAAGGCCGTTCGTCGGCTCCGTAAAACCTACTCCACCGCCAAGAGACGCCTTCAGCAGCGTGGCAGTGAGCGAATCGCAGAGTCCTACGGTGAATCGCTGTGGGACCAGATTGACGACGTGTTTCACCGTGTGACCCGTGAGGTCGTGGAGTACGCCGGGTCTGTCGAGAACCCAGTGCTGGTGCTGGAAGACCTGACGTACATCCGTGAGAACATGGACTGCGGCGCGTACATGAACCGACGGTTGCACGGGTGGGGCTTTGCGAAACTCCACGCACAGATTCGCTACAAAGCCGCCGAGAAGGGGATTCCCGTCGAGACGGTGAATCCCCGGAACACATCGAAAGCGTGCCACACCTGCGGTGAACACGGCTCCCGACCACGACAGGCGACGTTCAGATGCTCGAACGACGGTTGTTGGGTCGGTGAGTATCAGGCCGACGTGAACGGGGCGATAAACATTGCAGACCGCTACCGTAGTGGAGAGAGTCACCACCAAAGCGACCGGGCTTCCCGGCAGAAGGCCGGTGACGATGACTCGGCTACGGATGGGGCCTCTTTGACCGGGCCACAAGACAGCCACGCCGATGCTGAAACCCAGCAGACGACGCGTGGAACGTATGCGTCTTGA
- the cas3 gene encoding type I-D CRISPR-associated helicase Cas3', which produces MDQFAVSGASLATEEPKYGLTDSDFPEARAFQNDVVEWVHDGDAPVAALRAPTGAGKTATFHELIENHDPTLLVYPTNALLRQQRNRFTDAGVDAAVLNGSTLEGHGHMRTENLLDYVNTFASDNEVVLTNPDILQATIQDMYRGGQAMRFFNWFDAIVYDEFHFYDPLAASGLLLQIKIISERSPDPHILLASATPNEDFVDFVRTQLQLDVEDIEAEYVSNGDQFRYPVDVYRHEERRIMDDRETVAQLLQDEIEAADQYEEPRVVLTFNSAKDSNDFHEFLADEYESVYKHAEKDNGFDTHDERVDLDETDFYILNTTSKGEVGLDYDVRTLIMDTPHSASAFIQRFGRAGRASEASVHVYGLGQNICDSDTAFPDFVDQIYTGLREDRMETQALADLVGFRGAYGIKTREENYGGLNPEIYEDLASNVEEYGRWRRFIEDIETELDALRGLGGKVPNGERESLLEFTKECFKTFRGLRGRSLKAQIEYPRGDRIGLTTYDLSRTLRGYEIEAVRDDSVFAVEPADENSLSVVTARLPAYETEPTRYDEPTTAIEDTLQEKIHRRIDRTCQDNDCEVSMDLMHRFFQIVRITEAIIPQRITTATHEIEVDDNGDGPPDINANRRQV; this is translated from the coding sequence ATGGACCAATTCGCAGTTTCTGGTGCCAGCCTTGCGACGGAAGAGCCCAAATACGGACTGACAGACAGTGACTTCCCTGAGGCACGTGCATTTCAGAATGATGTCGTAGAGTGGGTGCATGACGGTGATGCTCCGGTTGCTGCACTTCGTGCCCCGACTGGGGCAGGTAAAACTGCTACCTTCCACGAACTCATAGAGAACCACGATCCTACCCTTCTGGTCTATCCAACGAATGCGCTACTTCGTCAACAGCGTAATCGGTTCACCGACGCTGGTGTCGATGCAGCAGTGTTGAACGGGTCAACACTGGAAGGCCATGGTCACATGCGGACCGAAAACCTGCTTGATTACGTCAATACATTTGCCAGCGACAACGAAGTGGTTCTGACCAACCCTGACATCCTCCAGGCTACGATTCAGGACATGTACCGTGGAGGCCAGGCCATGCGGTTCTTCAACTGGTTTGATGCGATCGTCTACGATGAATTCCACTTCTATGATCCGCTTGCTGCCAGTGGGTTACTCCTACAGATCAAAATCATTTCAGAACGAAGCCCGGACCCACACATTCTACTCGCATCCGCGACTCCGAATGAGGATTTCGTGGACTTCGTTCGGACTCAGCTTCAACTGGATGTCGAGGACATCGAAGCCGAATACGTATCGAACGGCGATCAGTTTCGGTATCCAGTAGACGTTTACCGGCATGAGGAACGACGGATCATGGACGACAGGGAAACCGTTGCTCAACTTCTGCAGGATGAAATTGAAGCTGCGGACCAGTATGAGGAACCTCGTGTCGTGCTCACATTCAATAGTGCCAAAGACAGTAACGACTTTCATGAGTTCCTAGCTGACGAGTACGAGTCAGTATACAAACACGCCGAAAAGGACAATGGATTCGACACGCACGACGAACGCGTTGACCTTGATGAAACAGATTTCTACATCCTGAATACCACCTCCAAGGGTGAGGTTGGTCTTGATTACGATGTGCGGACCCTGATAATGGATACGCCCCATAGCGCGAGTGCGTTCATCCAGCGATTCGGGCGTGCTGGTCGGGCGTCGGAAGCCTCCGTCCACGTCTATGGCTTGGGTCAGAATATTTGTGACTCGGATACTGCGTTCCCTGATTTTGTCGACCAAATCTACACTGGGCTACGAGAGGACCGGATGGAGACCCAGGCACTTGCAGACTTGGTCGGGTTTCGAGGTGCATACGGGATCAAAACCCGAGAGGAGAATTACGGAGGCCTGAACCCCGAGATATACGAGGATCTTGCATCCAATGTCGAAGAGTACGGCCGCTGGCGGCGGTTCATTGAGGACATTGAAACTGAACTTGACGCCCTGCGTGGACTCGGTGGGAAGGTACCGAATGGAGAGCGAGAATCGCTCTTGGAATTCACAAAGGAGTGTTTCAAAACCTTTAGAGGGCTTCGCGGTCGGTCGCTAAAAGCCCAGATCGAATACCCTCGCGGAGATCGGATCGGACTGACAACGTATGACCTCTCCCGAACGCTTCGTGGATACGAGATTGAGGCTGTTCGTGACGATAGCGTCTTTGCCGTTGAACCTGCTGATGAGAACTCTCTCTCCGTCGTAACGGCACGGCTACCGGCCTACGAAACGGAACCGACCAGATACGACGAACCAACGACTGCGATCGAAGACACGCTACAGGAAAAGATCCACCGTCGGATCGATCGCACTTGTCAGGACAACGATTGTGAAGTCTCCATGGATCTCATGCATAGGTTCTTCCAGATCGTCCGGATCACGGAGGCGATCATCCCTCAGCGGATCACGACGGCGACACACGAGATTGAAGTTGACGACAACGGGGATGGACCACCAGATATCAACGCAAACCGTCGGCAAGTATGA
- the cas2 gene encoding CRISPR-associated endonuclease Cas2: MRLAIAYDISDDSNRRRVYRTLQRYGAWKQYSVFELDVSKTDRVELEDELKSHIDPTDGDRIRIYRLCESCVDDTTDIGASQPDEQSNVI; encoded by the coding sequence ATGCGTCTCGCCATTGCCTACGACATCAGTGACGATTCGAATCGACGACGAGTGTATCGAACTCTTCAGCGATACGGTGCCTGGAAACAGTATAGTGTTTTCGAGCTAGATGTCTCCAAAACTGACCGTGTAGAGCTAGAGGACGAACTCAAGAGTCACATCGACCCAACCGACGGAGATAGAATCCGAATCTACCGTCTCTGTGAGTCCTGTGTAGACGACACTACGGACATTGGTGCCTCTCAACCAGATGAACAGTCGAACGTGATCTGA
- the cas4 gene encoding CRISPR-associated protein Cas4, with product MSSELINVSDLNQYAYCPRRYWYLHFYDTQGRNYERIEGKTTHENKSTRGDWVNELYLESEQLGLKGKIDVLDIDDAQPVPVERKRAESGEYYRSDELQLAGYCLLLEEHIDEPVREGAIYLYETDQRMHVPITEDHRETVRQQVNAIQAMSIDSIPSLTDNPKKCEACSTREYCMPEETVMLEPEQAEGTGFEEVISE from the coding sequence ATGAGTTCCGAGCTAATCAACGTCTCCGACCTCAACCAGTACGCGTACTGTCCGCGACGGTACTGGTATCTTCACTTCTACGATACGCAAGGTCGAAATTACGAACGTATCGAGGGGAAGACGACCCACGAAAACAAATCGACGCGTGGAGACTGGGTGAATGAACTCTACTTGGAGTCGGAGCAACTGGGGCTGAAAGGCAAAATCGATGTGCTCGATATCGATGACGCACAGCCTGTTCCGGTTGAGCGGAAGCGAGCCGAGAGCGGCGAGTATTACAGGAGCGATGAACTACAGCTTGCTGGCTACTGTCTTCTACTTGAAGAGCATATTGACGAACCAGTTCGAGAGGGGGCGATCTACCTATACGAGACCGACCAGCGAATGCATGTTCCGATCACCGAAGACCATCGTGAGACCGTTCGCCAGCAGGTGAACGCTATCCAGGCGATGTCTATCGATTCGATCCCGTCACTAACCGATAACCCGAAGAAGTGCGAGGCGTGCTCCACCCGTGAGTACTGTATGCCCGAGGAAACGGTGATGCTCGAACCGGAGCAAGCTGAAGGAACCGGATTTGAGGAGGTGATCTCGGAATGA